One Helicobacter suis HS1 genomic window, CCTACAACAGAGATTTTAGCAATTTGATCATCACATTCTACCGATCCAATATCTTGTAGATTTTTTAAAACCTGTTTACAAGTTTGTAGATCCTCTTTAGGCACTGTAAAATTAATATCTGTCTTGCCATTGCGCCCCACAGTCTGCACGATTAAATCAATATTGATATTTGCATCTGCTAAAAGCCCAAAGATTTCTCCAGCAATTCCGGGGTAATCACGGGCATCAACGATATTTACACGCGCCTGATCTGTATCCATAGCAATACCGCTCACAATGGGTTTTTCCACAATTTGCTCCTCTGAAGTGATGCGCGTCCCCTCTGTTGTACTAAATGAACTGCGGGTAACTAGCGGAATATGATACTTTTTAGCTAATTCTACCGAGCGGTTAAATAAAACCTTTGCCCCCATAGAGGCTAGCTCTAACATTTCTTCATAACTAATTTGATCGATTTTTCTAGCCTGCGGTACAATGCGCGGATCTGTGGTATAAATCCCATCTACATCGGTATAAATTTCACAAAGATCAGCATGTAAGGCCCCGGCTAAAGCCACCGCGCTTAAATCACTCCCACCTCTGCCTAGAGTAGTAATTTCTCCGTGTACACTCACGCCCTGAAATCCAGCCACCACCACCACAAAATTTTGGGCTAAAAGCTCTTGGATTTTAGAGGGGTTGATTTCTAAGATTTGGGCTTTACTATAGTGTGAATCTGTGAGAATCCCTGCTTCTCTCCCGCTTAAAGAACAAGCCTTTTGCCCTAGAGATTCTAGAGCAATGGCTAATAAAGAACTAGCAATTTGTTCTCCACTGCTTAATAGTCTATCTAATTCTCTTTGATTGGGGCGTGTTCCAAAATAACGGGCTAGATCTAAAAAATCATCTGTAGTATCCCCCATAGCCGAAACCACTACCACCAGATCTTCAAAGCGTTTTTTACTCTCAAGTACCCGTTTGGCTACAGCCTCAATACGCGCACACCCCCCCATACTAGTGCCCCCAAACTTTTGGACCACTAACACTTAAAGATACCCTTCCTTGCGGAAATAACCAATGACTTGTCTATAAACCTGCCGTTTAAAATACACCACTCTATGGAATAAATCCTTAGTTTTGACAAAACAATAGCGATCAAATTCTGGACAAAGGGTTTTAATGTTAACCAGAGCGTTATTTTTAAGCCGTACTAAAAAGTACTTTTGTCTTTGGCCATCAAAGGGGTAGAGCTTTTTAGTCATGGTTGGGGGGAAATCATAGGTGATCCATTTGGGATATTCTGCAATCACTTCCACCGCATCTGTGCCTATTTCCTCTAAAAGCTCGCGGTATAGTGCCATTAAAGGCGTCTCGCCTTGATCAATCCCTCCTTGAGGAAACTGCCATGCTCCTTGAATATCAATGCGCTGTGCGATTAAAAACTCACAATCACTGGGATAATGTGAGGAAAGCACAACAGCGGCCACATTAGGCCGATAACTTTTCTTAGTTTCCATGCTTATCCTTTAGCTGTTTGCACCATATCTTTGACTGCGCAACTTAAAACTAATGGACATTATAGCACACACAAAACTAAGACAGAAAAGACCCCCGCTGTATCTAAACTAGATGATTGGATTATTTTTTAAGAGTAGGGATAAATTTTGATAGCGCATCAATATCTTCATCACTCAAGCTCTGAGCCTGTGCATGCATCACACCACCCGCTCCATACCGATTAAGCGTACCGGCTTTATAACCTGATAAATCCTCTTTAATTGTAGCGCTATCTAGAGTGTTAACCACATGCCCTTTACCAAATGCTTTTTTATCCATAGCAGGTCCATGGCATCCAGCACATCTTTTAACAAGCGTAGACGGATCAGCTGCTCCTAAAAAACTAAACCCCAACACAAAGCCCAAAAGCAAGCACTTTTTCACATAATCTCCTTTGATTATTTTTATCAAAAAACATGTTAAGATGATACTAATTTAAAGATTAAGCCATGTTTAAAATCCCGAGCCCTAGTAGCCTGTATTTGCACATTCCTTTTTGTCAAAGCAAATGTGGCTACTGCGCTTTTAATTCTTTTGTAGGTTTAGATGCGCTAAAAGAAGCCTACACACAGGCTTTAATCTGTGATCTAAAGGCAAGTCTAATAACCTCCCCTGTGCTCTCCTCTATCTTTGTGGGTGGGGGCACGCCTAATAGCCTTAAGCCTAAGTTTTATGAGCAAATTTTTAATGCTATTAGCAAATACGCTTATTTAAAATCAGATATAGAAATCACTTTAGAGGCTAATCCAGACCTAATTAATCAAGAGTGGTGTTGTATATTAAAACAACTAGGGGCTACGCGCCTTTCTATAGGCGTGCAGAGCTTTTTTCCTGATAAATTACACCTCCTACAAAGAGAACACGATCACAGCGCTATTTTTAAAGC contains:
- a CDS encoding RNA pyrophosphohydrolase, coding for METKKSYRPNVAAVVLSSHYPSDCEFLIAQRIDIQGAWQFPQGGIDQGETPLMALYRELLEEIGTDAVEVIAEYPKWITYDFPPTMTKKLYPFDGQRQKYFLVRLKNNALVNIKTLCPEFDRYCFVKTKDLFHRVVYFKRQVYRQVIGYFRKEGYL
- a CDS encoding aspartate kinase, which encodes MLVVQKFGGTSMGGCARIEAVAKRVLESKKRFEDLVVVVSAMGDTTDDFLDLARYFGTRPNQRELDRLLSSGEQIASSLLAIALESLGQKACSLSGREAGILTDSHYSKAQILEINPSKIQELLAQNFVVVVAGFQGVSVHGEITTLGRGGSDLSAVALAGALHADLCEIYTDVDGIYTTDPRIVPQARKIDQISYEEMLELASMGAKVLFNRSVELAKKYHIPLVTRSSFSTTEGTRITSEEQIVEKPIVSGIAMDTDQARVNIVDARDYPGIAGEIFGLLADANINIDLIVQTVGRNGKTDINFTVPKEDLQTCKQVLKNLQDIGSVECDDQIAKISVVGVGMRSHSGIASAAFKALAKENINILMIGTSEIKISVVVDVALAQLALKTLHAAFKLEL
- a CDS encoding c-type cytochrome, translated to MKKCLLLGFVLGFSFLGAADPSTLVKRCAGCHGPAMDKKAFGKGHVVNTLDSATIKEDLSGYKAGTLNRYGAGGVMHAQAQSLSDEDIDALSKFIPTLKK